The proteins below are encoded in one region of Danio rerio strain Tuebingen ecotype United States chromosome 12, GRCz12tu, whole genome shotgun sequence:
- the LOC108191771 gene encoding uncharacterized protein encodes MTCSFKELLCSFLQMFLESHGEPSVTAYACSCAAGKGLCNHLTALLYQTAHYVQLHLKSVPPTVACTSEQQRWHRPRTQGVSPEAVSQLVVQKPCSLGKTGVKSTLYKAHTGPLPDPHVLASGAKLNQIDPKPLLAHILGGMSEMELVSSQFGPLPRGSPLSYHYPLTAADQPTVDFPNLPVCGSQFSTNLNFVPTHHQSFHLQSIQVSHILSGQIEHNTRLQSNCAAWAHARQPRVTASRFREVCYVVGESASQSLAARILKGTKHTSAMKRGLELEPEILKQYSETKRVTVLPCGFVVHPDAPHLGASPDGRVYDPSEIFPFGLVEVKATSAESIGQASFIKMQKGQAKLKETHKYYWQVQGQLAVTGLQWCDFVTDTQSDITIQRIWRDDVFITSMKEKLDMYYYYVYMDKYLSMV; translated from the exons ATGACTTGTAGTTTTAAAGAACTTTTGTGTTCTTTTTTACAGATGTTTTTGGAGTCTCATGGAGAGCCTAGTGTCACTGCTTATGCATGTAGTTGTGCAGCTGGCAAAGGGTTATGTAACCATCTAACAGCTCTGTTGTATCAAACAGCCCACTATGTGCAGCTTCATCTAAAATCTGTCCCACCAACAGTGGCTTGCACAAGTGAACAACAGAGATGGCATCGTCCAAGGACACAG ggTGTCAGTCCAGAGGCAGTGAGTCAACTTGTAGTTCAGAAACCATGTTCTTTGGGGAAGACAGGAGTAAAGTCTACGCTGTACAAAGCTCACACAG GTCCACTTCCAGATCCACACGTCCTGGCTTCTGGAGCAAAACTAAACCAGATTGACCCAAAACCTTTGTTGGCTCATATACTTGGAGGCATGTCAGAAATGGAGTTGGTCAGCTCGCAGTTTGGTCCATTACCCCGGGGCAGTCCTCTTTCATACCACTATCCTCTCACAGCTGCTGATCAACCTACAGTTGATTTCCCCAACCTGCCAGTGTGTGGCAGTCAGTTTAGTACAAACCTAAATTTTGTTCCCACTCACCACCAATCTTTTCATTTGCAGTCAATACAAGTGTCACACATCTTATCCGGTCAGATTGAGCACAATACTCGACTACAGTCAAATTGTGCTGCCTGGGCACATGCGCGTCAACCAAGAGTCACCGCAAGCAGGTTTAGAGAAGTCTGCTATGTGGTTGGTGAATCTGCTAGCCAGTCATTAGCAGCACGTATACTAAAAGGCACAAAGCACACAAGTGCTATGAAACGTGGACTTGAACTTGAACCAGAAATTTTGAAACAATATTCTGAAACAAAGAGGGTTACGGTTTTACCTTGTGGCTTTGTTGTTCACCCAGATGCACCACATCTAGGTGCCAGTCCAGATGGGAGAGTATATGATCCATCTGAAATCTTCCCATTTGGTCTAGTGGAAGTAAAAGCTACATCTGCTGAAAGTATAGGCCAGGcttcatttattaaaatgcaaaagGGCCAAGCCAAACTCAAAGAAACACACAAATACTATTGGCAGGTTCAAGGCCAGCTTGCCGTAACTGGTCTGCAGTGGTGTGACTTTGTGACTGACACACAGTCAGACATAACCATCCAGAGGATTTGGCGAGATGATGTCTTTATAACATCAATGAAGGAGAAGTTGGACATGTATTACTATTATGTATATATGGACAAGTATCTATCTATGGTTTAA
- the si:dkey-26g8.4 gene encoding procathepsin L-like, which yields MMFALLVTLCISAVFAASSIDIQLDDHWNSWKSQHGKSYHEDVEVGRRMIWEENLRKIEQHNFEYSYGNHTFKMGMNQFGDMTNEEFRQAMNGYKHDPNRTSQGPLFMEPSFFAAPQQVDWRQRGYVTPVKDQKQCGSCWSFSSTGALEGQLFRKTGKLISMSEQNLVDCSRPQGNQGCNGGIMDQAFQYVKENKGLDSEQSYPYLARDDLPCRYDPRFNVAKITGFVDIPRGNELALMNAVAAVGPVSVAIDASHQSLQFYQSGIYYERACTSRLDHAVLVVGYGYQGADVAGNRYWIVKNSWSDKWGDKGYIYMAKDKNNHCGIATMASYPLM from the exons ATGATGTTTGCTTTGCTCGTCACGCTGTGCATAAGTGCAGTGTTTGCTGCTTCATCTATAGACATCCAGTTAGACGACCACTGGAACTCCTGGAAGAGCCAGCATGGAAAAAGCTATCATGAG GACGTAGAGGTCGGGAGGAGAATGATTTGGGAGGAGAACTTGAGAAAAATTGAGCAACACAACTTTGAGTATTCCTATGGAAATCACACCTTTAAAATGGGAATGAATCAATTTGGTGACATG ACAAATGAGGAGTTCAGACAGGCAATGAATGGTTATAAGCATGACCCCAACCGGACGTCACAGGGCCCGTTGTTCATGGAACCCAGCTTTTTTGCAGCCCCACAACAGGTTGACTGGAGACAGAGGGGCTATGTTACTCCTGTCAAAGACCAG AAACAATGTGGATCTTGCTGGTCTTTCAGTTCAACGGGTGCCTTGGAAGGTCAGCTCTTCCGTAAAACTGGAAAGCTGATTTCTATGAGTGAGCAAAACTTGGTGGACTGTTCCAGACCACAGGGCAATCAAGGGTGTAATGGAGGCATCATGGACCAGGCCTTCCAGTATGTTAAAGAAAACAAGGGGCTGGATTCTGAGCAGTCATACCCTTATCTTGCAAGG GATGATCTGCCATGCCGGTATGACCCCCGTTTTAATGTCGCTAAAATCACCGGATTCGTGGACATCCCCAGAGGTAATGAGCTTGCCCTAATGAATGCTGTTGCTGCTGTGGGTCCTGTATCTGTTGCTATTGACGCATCACATCAATCCCTACAGTTCTATCAGTCTG GCATCTATTATGAGAGAGCATGTACCAGTCGACTTGATCATGCAGTCTTGGTGGTTGGCTATGGTTATCAGGGTGCTGATGTTGCTGGGAATAGATACTGGATTGTGAAGAACAG CTGGTCTGACAAATGGGGTGACAAAGGCTACATCTACAtggcaaaagacaaaaacaatcaCTGTGGCATTGCGACAATGGCCAGCTATCCCCTAATGTAA